A single region of the Garra rufa chromosome 20, GarRuf1.0, whole genome shotgun sequence genome encodes:
- the miip gene encoding uncharacterized protein miip produces MAEFGQVDALRKQNKDLLDKLKKQREQLRQLTLLRPDKVDISHRSVNKAFTGESGPHRAPLTERNGEQPQRVSLSTTVKTFNIHDERRPGDFEDSSPDPRKPKPNQSSELSTYHTLLQDTANSRWKGQSRSVRLMLPKSAALSPCNQRATDSSSTAGLEMDTISSRNIKPLLGYDWIAGLLDAESSLEDRSEQFFSDLRSFRQTNRDDCIHSLLSGLPPVADLASSTLNIEEPQPAADTHQCTFCYRINSRLFAVPLDAQTACPVCKMPKSEHPHTNREPAIIRVSIPRSTLQPAYKYKAHRRSSFDPSDSLGLPSHCLSGWSNPTLNSGSQMNSLDLRSSMAKPGATGGSASSWFGNELDSSSPGASRHRHSDQLQNVVRLPRYRFQHSDPKRPEPHGGSHALD; encoded by the exons ATGGCAGAGTTTGGGCAGGTCGACGCTCTGCGAAAGCAGAACAAAGATTTACTGGATAAACTCAAGAAACAACGAGAACAACTACGACAGCTGACTCTCTTACGCCCGGATAAGGTGGACATAAGTCATAGATCGGTGAACAAAGCGTTTACCGGGGAAAGCGGCCCACATCGAGCGCCTTTAACGGAGAGAAACGGAGAGCAGCCTCAGCGTGTTTCTCTATCGACAACAGTGAAAACCTTCAACATACACG ATGAACGGCGTCCTGGAGATTTTGAGGACTCCTCGCCAGACCCACGTAAACCCAAACCCAACCAAAGTTCAGAATTGAGCACGTACCACACGCTACTACAAGACACAGCGAACAGTCGCTGGAAAGGACAGAGCAGATCTGTGAGACTCATGCTGCCCAAATCTGCAGCTCTCAGCCCATGTAACCAG AGAGCGACTGACAGCTCATCAACTGCTGGGTTGGAGATGGATACCATATCATCGAGAAACATAAAGCCTTTACTAGGCTACGATTGGATAGCAG ggCTACTGGACGCTGAGAGCTCTCTTGAAGATCGCTCGGAGCAATTCTTCAGCGATCTTCGCAGCTTCCGTCAGACCAATCGAGATGATTGCATCCACAGCTTGTTATCAGG ACTTCCACCTGTTGCTGATCTTGCATCTTCCACCCTTAACATTGAAGAGCCACAGCCAGCTGCAGACACACATCAGT GCACATTCTGCTACAGAATAAACAGTCGACTGTTTGCGGTTCCGCTGGATGCACAGACTGCCTGTCCAGTGTGCAAGATGCCCAAATCTGAACACCCGCATACTAACAGAGAGCCTGCTATAATCAG GGTCAGTATTCCTCGCTCAACTTTGCAGCCAGCGTACAAATACAAAGCCCATCGCCGCAGCAGTTTTGATCCCTCCGACAGCCTGGGTTTGCCCTCG CACTGTTTGTCCGGATGGTCCAATCCTACACTGAACTCCGGCTCTCAGATGAATAGTCTGGATCTGCGGAGCTCCATGGCAAAACCAGGGGCTACAGGAGGTTCAGCTTCATCCTGGTTTGGCAATGAACTG gattcatccTCTCCCGGTGCATCAAGACATCGCCATTCTGACCAGCTTCAAAATGTGGTTCGTTTACCACGGTATCGCTTTCAGCATTCAGATCCAAAGAGGCCAGAACCCCACGGCGGCTCTCACGCTCTTGACTGA